The genomic window CCGGGTAGGACGGCGCGCGGTTGGGGGCGCCGGCGTAGGCGTCGCCGACGCGCAGCGCGGCATACGCGCCTTCATGGCCATGCTGGCCTTCCAGTGCAACGCAGAAATAGCTGCCCTCCACAAACTCATCCAACGTGAACTTCAGGCTGAATGCTTTTTGGGGCGGGCGGTTGGCAAAGGTGTCGTAGAGGTAGGAGATGCGCCAGCCGTTGCTGGCGAGGAGCGTCTTCTTCGCGTAGCCTTCGATCTCGACCACTTCGTCCGGAACAAAGTCGGTGCGGAAATAGCGGATCTTTTCGCCGGGGGCCATCTTGAAGCTGATTTCGTTGCCGTTGACGACCATCGGGACGGCGTGCCAGCTTTTCAGGTTGGCCGATACTTCGGCCGTGAAGGTTTCTTTCGTGCGCAGGAGATCCGGCAGGATGAAGAGCAGCTGGTCGATGTCGATGGCCGCGCCGAAATCGAGGCGGATGTTCCGTTTCGTCTTCAAGCGGAAGGTGCGGCTGAAGTTGTAGGCGGTGGCCAGGTCGTTGTCGAACAGGTAGGCGGGGTCGATGCCGCGCTCGTGCACCATGCGCTGGTCAACAAACGCATCGCGCGCCGCCTGCACCTGCGGAATCGCGGTCGGGCCGGCGCGGCGCAGCGAGCGGAATTCGAGCGGGTCGTTGTCGGTCGAGTAGATCGTGGCCTCATACAGCGCCTCGGCGTCCGGCGGCATTTCGCAGGGTTGCAGATCGCCGACCTTGTAGTGCCAGGGGCCGTTGATCTTTGTTCCGGGGAACGAGACGTCGACGCGCTTGCCTTCCGGGAGCGTGACCGTTGCCTTCGTGCCGGGATAACCCAACGCATCGACGAGGATGTCTTTGCCTTCGGTGTCGCGCACAACCTCGTAGTCGGTGCCTTTCAGAACCACCTCGTTGATCGGTTCCGTGGTGGCGAGCAACAGGCAACTGCGGAATGGCATGACGGTGATAGCGGCGCTTTCGCCGGCGTTCTTTTGGGCCAGGAACTTTTCGGTGGGGTGGAACTGGTGGAGGGCCACGGAGCCTTGGGCCTTGAGGCCGATGGATTCGTCCAGCCGGATCGAATAGGTGACCGGTTTCCAGGTGAGGTTGCGCAGGGTGATGAAGCGGCGGGTGCCGTCGCCGCGCGCCACGGCGTTGGGGCCGTATTGCTCCTCGGGAAGCACGATGCCCTTCACGAGAATGTCGCGGTAGCGGCGGTGGAGGTTGTAGATCCGTGCCAGCTTGGGGAATTCGTCGTCGCGCAGGAACCACGGGTTGGCATAGATTTCCGGCGCCAGGATCAACCCGCGGTTGAACGCCTGCAGGATCAGGTCGTCGTCCCAGAAATCGACGCAGGAGGAGATGCAGACGCCGTGGTCTTCGGTCAGGCGCTTCAGGTCGGGCACCAGCCCGCGCGAGAGGGCCTGGACGCGGTTGTGGGTGCCCGTCTTTTTCCAATTGGCCATGTGGACGTCGATGTAGGTTTCCGCTCCTCCCCATAGGAAGGTGGTTGCGTGGGGCAGGGCATCGCCGAGGTTGAGGCGATGGTTCAGCAGGATCAGGTCGGGGCTGTAGGTGCGGCATTCGGTCATCAGGCGCGCCAGGGCATCCTGTTTGTTGGTGCGCAGCTGGGTGCAGACCGCATCCATCTTGAAGAGTTGGAATTCATAGTCGCGGCACAGCCCGACCAGCTGGTCGATCCGCTCCTGTTCCTCTTCCCGTGTGTCGCCGAAGCCATCCGGCCCCAGCCAGACGCCTAGGCGGCAGCCGAACGATTTCGCCTTTTCATAGATCGGGCCGAAGCCGTTGGGGAACTGCTTCTTGAACTTGGTGGATTCCGTGCTGCCGTAGTAGCGCGGGCCGTCGATCGCCCCCGCATCGAACGCATAGATGTCGAGCTTCATGCCGTATTCATCGTGCAGCCATTCGAAAAAGCCGAGGTTGATCAGCGTTTGCTTCTCGTTGCTGCCTTCGTTGGTGTTGTTGATCCACGAAAAATATTGCGACAACGACGGCGTGTTTTCATCCGCCCCGGGGAAGACGGGTTTTAACGGAGCTGCCGCGAAGGCCGACGGATGTTGCAGGGCGCCCAGAAAGACGGCGAATCCCAGAACGAGCGCGGTGCGTGCGAAGGAACCCTTCGGTACTTGGTAATTTCCAGTCTGAAACATGTCAACAATCCTTGGGAAATGGTTCGTCCAATCTAAACCATGGAAGCTAACCACGGCGCACCGTGGCCGTCTTGTAGGATTTTGGCATGCCTGTGTAGAATAGTGGGATTCCCGGTTCCCTGTTTATGGCAAAGGCGCGGCCTCCGGCCATGCCTGCGGGGCTGTTGGTTCCGGATTGTTCAAGCCGCTTGATCGGGTAGAAGCCTTGCGCTTCGGCTCCGGTCTGCTATTGTGCACAACATGTCTAGGGGATCAGGAACGAAGGAAGGGACGCTGCGGGGTTGCGAGGCTTTTTGCGCCTCGTTGCATGGCGCCCAGCTTCAGCCGCTTTTCGATTATCTGCCCGGCGTTTACTTTGTGGCGAAGGACCGGGCCGGGCGGGTGATGATGGCGAACAACGTGGCGGTTCAACTGTGCGGGTTTGAGCGGGAAGAGGACATGATCGGGAAAACCGATTATGACATCTTTTCGGCGGATCGCGCGGATGCCTACGTGAAGGACGACAACCATGTCTTCGAAACCGGGGAGAGTGTGATCGACCACGTCGAGCTGGCCCCCGATCCGCACAACTCGATCAACTGGTTCGTCACCACCAAGATCCCGCTCTATTCCGACGAGGGGGAAATTGTTGGCCTGGCCTGCATTGCCCGCAACATGACCAGCGCCCACGAGAAGCTCCGGCCCTACATGGAGATGAACGAGGTGCTCGACTATGTCCGCGAAAACTATGCCGACCCGATCAAGGTGGAGGATTTGGCGAAAATCATGCATTTGTCTTCGAGCCAATTTGAACGCAGCTTCAAGAAGGTGTTCAAGATTTCGCCCACCAAGCATATCCTGAATGTGCGGGTCCGGGCCGCCTGCCGGCTCCTCTCGACCACCAACGACACCATTGCTTCCATTGCGCTGGAGGCGGGGTTCTACGACCATAGCCACTTTATCCGGAACTTCCGGAAGGTCATGGGGCTTTCCCCCCGGGAGTACCGCGAAGGCGGGCGCGAAATCCCATGGTGATGTACACCCGCGTGCCTTAATTTTACAATACGCAGCATTTCCCCTTCTGCTAGCTTGTCTCCATGTCTTGGAAAACAAAGCGAGGTCCATTGGCCCTGTGCGCCGGAACGCGTGCAGCGCGTTGGCGGAAACCGGAAACGGCCCCGGAAGCCGAGGGCCGCCCATGATCCGCGTTGGGATCATGGGGATGGGATACATGGGCGGAGTCCATCTGCGCAACTGGCAGGCGCGGGAGGATGCCAAGGTGGTCGCCGTCTGCGACATCAATCCCGCATTCGGAGCCACCCAGGGCAACATCGAGACGGGGGGCGATGGCCTCAACCTGGACGGTGTTGCGGTGTATCGGAGTGCCGCTGAAATGCTGGCCGCCGAAACGCTGGATGCGGTAACGGTTGCCCTGCCCACGCACCTTCACAAGGCGGCGACGATCCAGAGCCTGGCAGCCGGCCTACATGTGCTTTGCGAAAAGCCGATGGCGCTTTCGGTGCAGGATTGCGACGAAATGATCGCCGCCGCCAAGACCGCCGGGAAGGAGCTGATGATTGCCCACTGCATCCGTTTTTGGCCGGAATATGCCTGGCTGAAATCCGCCGTCGAAAGCGAGGCCTTCGGTGCCGTGAAGGCGGCGGACTTTTCGCGTCTGGCCAGTGCGCCCGCGTGGAGCGCCGATTCCTGGTTCGCGAATCCCGCAAAGAGCGGGGGCATGGCGCTCGACCTGCACATCCACGATCTCGATTTTATCCAATACCTGTTCGGTGCGCCGGCGGCAATTGAGTCGGAGCATGCGGCTCTTGCAAACGGTCAACCCGGCCACGTGGTCTCCCGGATGGACTATGGGGCGGGCAAGGTCGTGACCGCGACGGCAAGCTGGATGATGCCGCCGTCGTTCGGGTTCCGGATGGGATTCCGCGTGGTGTTCGAAAACGCGGCCGCGGTGTTGGATGGAGATGGATTGATGGTTTATCCGCCGGAAGGCGATGCCTATGCGCCGGAGCGGCACGTGGGCAACGGCTATCAAAGGGAAATTGAATATTTTGCCGCACGGGTCGCTGGCCCGGCGGGCAAGGATGTGATTACACCGGAGCAGGCGCGCGAATCGGTGCGCTTGACGTTGGAGACGATGAAATGATGAAGAACCCTATTGGAATTTGCAGCTGGTCGCTGCGCAACGACGCGGAAAGGATTGCCCGGGCAATGGCAAGGCCGGAACTATCGTGCCTGCATCTCGATATTTCGGCGGCGGAAAAACTGCGCGGCCTCGTTTCCGAAAACGGATGGACCGTGAGCTGCACCATGACCGGATTCCCGCAGGAGGATTATTCCTCGCTCGACGCCATCCGGCTCACCGGTGGAATCGTGCCCGACGAGGTCTGGCCCGAAAACCGCCGCATCGCGCTCGACGCCATCCAGGCCACGGCTGAACTGGGAGTGGGGCAGCTCTCGTTCCATGCGGGCTTCATCGACCATTCCGATGCCGCCGGTTTCCGTACCTTCTGCGACCGTATCGTGGAGCTGGCCGACGCCGCGCAGGATTGCGGGATACTGATTCTGCTGGAGACCGGCCAGGAGACGGCGGAGGATCTCCGCCATTTCCTCGACGTGGTCGAACACCCCGCGCTCGGCGTTAATTTTGATCCCGGCAACATGATTCTCTATGGCAAAGGCGATCCGATTGAGGCGATCCGCATCCTGGGGCCGTGGATCCGGCACGTGCACGTCAAGGATGCGATGGCGTCGCCGGTTCCCGGCAAATGGGGTTCCGAAGTCCCATGGGGCGATGGCGAAGTCGACCATGGCGCGTTTTTCCATGCGCTGGAGGAGATTGGCTATACGGGGGCGTTCGCGATCGAACGGGAGGGCGGGGACCGACGCGAAGAAGACATTCTGTTGGCGGTCGAACGGTTCGAGGTGTACGCATGAGTGAACAACGGATGACCTTTTCAGTCCAGGCCCGCCTGGGAATCATGATGTTCCTCCAGTTTTTCATCTGGGGCGCATGGTATGTTACGCTGGGCACCTATCTTTCCGAAACCCTGAAGTTCGATCCGGCGCAGATCGGCCGCTCCTACAGCGCCATTCCCTGGGGCGCGGTGATTGCGCCGTTCATCGTCGGGATGGTGGCCGACCGGTTCTTCGCCGCGCAGAAGGTGATGGCGTTCATGCATCTGGTGGGCGGGGGGCTGCTTTGGTATGCCAGCGGCGTGGTTCAGCCCGCCGTGCTGTTTTGGGTGCTGCTGGCCTATGCCATCTGCTACAGCCCAACGTTGAGCCTGGCCAACGCGGTTTCGTTCAACAAAATGGAGAATCCGGAAAAACAGTTCCCGGTGATCCGCGTGTTCGGAACGGTGGGTTGGATCGTGGCCGGACTGGTGATCGGCTTCATGAAGATCGAGGCGCAAGACATTCCCCTCAAGATCGCGGCGGGGTCCTCGGTGTTGCTCGGGATCTTTGCGCTCTTCCTGCCGGACACGCCGCCCAAATCGCTGGGCCACAAGGTCACGGTCCGCGATGTTCTCGGGCTGGAAACCCTGAAGCTGATGAAGAACCGCTCCTTTGCGGTGTTTGTGGCCGGCTCGCTGCTGATCTGCATTCCATTGGCGTTCTATTATAATTTCGCGAACATGTTCATGAACGATGTCGGCGTGGCCAACGCGGCGGGCAAGATGACGATGGGGCAGATGTCGGAATTCATTTTCATGATCATCATGCCGTTTTTCTTCGTGCGGCTCGGGGTGAAGAAAATGCTCCTGATCGGCATGCTCTGCTGGGTGCTCCGCTATGTGTTGTTTGCGTTCGGTAATCCGGAGTCGTTGGTCTGGATGTATTATATCGGCATTCTGGTGCACGGCATCTGCTACGACTTTTTCTTCGTCACCGGCCAGATCTATGTCGACAACACCGCGCCCAAGGCCATCCAGGCGCAGGCCCAGGGGTTCATCGCCTTCGTCACCTATGGCGTCGGCATGGTCATCGGCGCCAACCTCTCCGGCGAAGTCGTGAAATATTTCACCGTCGAGCAGATCATCAACTGGCGCGCCGTGTGGCTCTTCCCGGCCATCATGGCCGGGGTCATCATGTTGCTCTTCACGGCGTTGTTCAAAGACCACGGCGCCAAGCAAGAGGAGCAAGCCTAGCCGGGGGGCTTCATCCGCCTTGAATGCCGGGGTTTTTTTTGAGGCGGGATAACAGTTGGCTGAACAGACTGCCGTGTTGTACGTTTTTCATGGGATTCCTGCTTTAGGTTTTTTCGTTTGGTCTGTTTGGTCCAACCAGGGATTCCCATGTTTTTGAAGCTTTGTGGGACACGCGTGTGGAAAAATATACGTTGGCACTGATTCTAGGGTATGGCCGCTCCGGCAAGGCCGCCGAACGGATGCTCCGTTCCGAAGGGTGCGATACGCTGGTGCTGACGCGAGAGACGGCGGGCGATCCGGAAGTCCAGCGGGCGTTGAAGGAGAATGAGTTCGATGTCTGCATCGTCAGCCCCGGTTTCGGGATCCTGAATTCGTGGGTTTGCGCGGTTCGGGATGCCGGCGTTCCGCTACTTTCCGAGTTGGAGCTGGGCTGGTCGCGCCACCGGGGAAAGACCGTGGCCATCACCGGTTCGAACGGCAAAAGCACGGCGGTCAAATGGATTTACGAAAGCCTGGAGCGGGCCGGGAAAAAGGCGGCCATCGGGGGCAACTACGGTATTCCGGCCTGCGAGGCGGTGCTGGACCATCCCGGCCTCGAGTGGCTGGTGCTGGAGGTTAGCTCGTTCCAACTCGAAACCGTCCGGAGCTTCCGGGCCGATGTGGCGGTGGTGCTGAACCTGTTGCCCAACCACCTCGATCGCCATGAAACCATGGAGTTGTACCGGAGAGCCAAGGCCCGGATTTTCGGGCCATCCCCTTCGTTTGCCGAGGATGTCTGCCTTGTTCCCGTCGATCTGCAGGACGATTTCAGGGCGGACGTGCCGGGGGGGCGTCGGTGGGTTACCTTCGGCGGAACCGCGGATGCCGACTATTCCTTCGAAAACGGGAATGTTTTTCGCAAAAGTGAGAGGTTGATCGATCTGTCCGGAACCCTTTTTGATTCCCCGGTGCTGGGGAGTTGCACGGGGGCGGCGGTTGCCGCCGTTGCCGAGGCCTGCGGAATATCGCCGGAGGCGGTGTTGGAGGCGGCTCGGAGTTTTCAGCCGCTGCCGCATCGGCTCCAGCGGCTGGGGGAGATGGACGGTGTGGCCTATGTGGACGATTCGAAGGCCACGAACCTGGCGGCATTGGGGGCGGCGGTAGCGGCCTGCGGGGATGGCATCCATTTGATTGCGGGGGGCTTGCCGAAGGAGTCCGACTACACTTTTGTAAAAGAAATACTGGCGGAACGGGTACGGAGCATATACGTTATCGGTCAAGCATCCCGGTCAATGTTTGAGGCCTGGGGCGGGGTTTGCAATTGCGTGGAATGCGGTACGTTGGACAAGGCTTTCAGCACCGCCCAAAGCGCGGCCAGGGCAGGGGATACCATTCTTCTATCCCCAGGTTGTGCAAGTTTCGACCAGTTTCGGAGTTTCGAGGAGCGTGGAGAGCTTTTTGAAAAGCTGTTCATCGGCGCGAAACATGCTAAACAGGGTGCTTCGTGAAAATTATGGAATCGTCCGCAACCAGGGCGCGTTGGAAATAGGAGTTTGAATATGAAAATCGGATCAGCAGTAGTCGGATTGCACATCGCCGTTTTGTGCGTTTTTGCCCTCACCCAGGGTTGTGTTACCTCCGAGTCGCAGGGTAGCGGCCGAGGCGCAGGCGCCAGGCACAAAGGCCCGTTCAAGCATGAACACAAAGATGTGGATTCGGCGGGGGATGTTATGGCAACAACGGATCCGTACTACACCGACGACACGATGCCGGGCGATGCCATGTATGGTGGCGACCAGATCCAAAGCTCCGACTATTCCGTCGAACCGCAGCCTCCGGTTTCAACCAGCGGCTCCACCGAAATCTACATTGTCCAGAAGGGCGACATGCTTTCCCAATTGGCGATCGATTTCGATACCACGACGGCAACACTGGTGGAAATGAACGGCCTCTCCAATCCCGATGTGCTTTATGTTGGGCAGGAATTGGCGGTTCCGGCCGGTCGCGGCGCTTCCAAGGCAACCACTTCCAAATCCACCGGTTCCATCAAGAAGGGCGGAACCTACACCATCCAGAAGGGCGACACCCTTTCCGGAATCGCGCTCGCCGCCGGTGTGGGCATCAACGACCTCCGTTCGCTCAACAACATCAAGGGCGACAAGATCATGGCCGGCGACACGCTCGATATCCCGAGCTACGGTAAGGTGCCTTCCTCTAGCCGTACGTCCTCCTCCACGAAGAAGGCTGAACCGGCGCCGACCCCGGTGGAGCCTGCCCAGCCAGTGGTGGATGAAGCTCCGATGATGGCACCGCCGGTAACCACCTCGACGCCCGATGAGCCGATGTCGCTCGACGTGATCGAGGACAAGGTGCTTTATCCCGGCGAAACCCTCGACGATGTGGCCCGCCAGTATGGCGTGAGCAAAGGGGAGATCATGCGCCTGAACAACATCTCGAACGAATCTCAGGTACAGGAAGGCCAGCGCCTGCGTATTCCGATTGCGGAGTAGACTCATTTGACTTGCTTTACCACGGAGGCACGGAGACTCAGAGTTGATTCTGTAATCTCCGTGCCTCTGTGTCTCTGGGGGGAAAGAAGGGTGGAGAGCAATGCGTAGGACCATTTCGCTTTTCATAGCCATCGTATTGATTCTCGTCACCCTCGGCGTGCTGGTGCTGGCCAGTGCCAGCTCGGCAAAGTATGACGACGCCAGCTATTTTGTGAAACGCCAGCTCATCTGGCTGGCGTTTGCTTTTATTGCCGCGGCGGTTGCCGCTCGGTTCGACTACCGGGCATACCAGAAACTCGCCATTCCGATCGCGGCGTTTTCGGTTCTCCTGCTGATCCTCGTCCGCATTCCGGGCATCGGCAGCTACATCAACGGAAGCTGGCGCTGGATCCGCATCGGCCCCATCACGATCCAACCCTCCGAAATCTCGAAGGTGGCCGTCATCCTGCTCTTTTCCTGGTGGCTGGCGCGCAACCAGCGGCGGATCGACGAGCTGAAGCGCGGGATTGTTGTGCCTTTTGTCCTGCTGGGGTGCTTTGCGCTTCCCATCATTGTCGAGCCCGACTTCGGCACCACGATGCTCGTTTCGACGGTTGCGGTTTCCATGATGTTCCTAGGGGGGGTGAGCATTGCGCCTTTGCTGATTATCGGGGCCATCGGCCTGCTCGGGGTGGGGGTCCTGATTTTCCAGAACCCGGAACGCATGAGCCGCATCCTCGCCTTCCTCGATCCGCAGAAATATGAAAAAGACAAGGCCTGGCAGCTCATCAATTCGCTGCGCGCCTTTGCCGGCGGCGATGTTGGAGGGGTGGGTTTTGGCAACAGCATGCAGAAATACAACTACCTGCCCGAGGCGCACACCGACTTCATTTTCCCCATCATCGGGGAAGAGCTTGGGCTGGTCGCTTCGCTACTCGTTATCGTCATGTATGTAGTCCTGTTTGTGCTCGGCCTGCGCATTGCGCTCAATGCGCGCGATGACTTCGGGCGCCTGCTCGCCTTCGGGATCACCCTCATGATCACCATCCAGGCCCTGATCAACTTTGCCGTCGTAACCGGCTGCGTGCCCACCAAGGGGCTGGCCTTGCCCTTCATCAGCTATGGAGGATCCAGCCTCGTCATCTCCGGTGTAATGATCGGCATCCTCGTCAACGTCGCCCATTCCAGCATGAAGTCGCCCTCGAAATCATCCCGCAACCCCTTCAAAGACCGGGCAAGGAAAGTGTAGGGCGTGAAACGTGAGGCGTGAGCCATGATTCGGTTTCGCGACTCACTTTTCAATCGTCACGAATTAGGAATTTATTATGAACGATCAATATGAGCTGCTCGACAGCGGCAACGGAAAAAAACTCGAACGCTACGGCGACATTATCCTGGACCGCCCCTGCGCACAGGCGGTTTGGGCGCCGCGGAATCCCGGGTTGTGGGAAACCGCCACGGCCAGCTTCGACCGCGTCGGCGGGCTGAACTGGGAGGGCCGCAGCAAGGTGTCGAAAGCCTGGAACGTCGAGATTGCCGGGGTGGTGATGAAGCTTTCCGCCACCGACTTCGGGCATATTGGCGTCTTCCCCGAAACGCGCTCGCTCTGGCAGTGGATCCGCTCGGCGCTCAGGGAACAGGCGCAAACGAAGGGGAGGGAACTCAAGTTCCTGAATCTGTTTGCCTATTCCGGCGGCGCCACGCTCGCCGCCGCCCAGGCCGGGGCGCAGTGCTGCCACCTCGATGCCTCCAAGGGCATGGTCGAGTGGGCCCGCGAAAACGCCAAGCTCAACGGGTTGCAGGATGCCCCCATCCGCTGGATCGTCGACGACGTCATCAAGTTTCTCCGCCGGGAAGTGAAGCGCGGCAACCGCTATGACGGCATTTTGCTCGATCCTCCATCGTTCGGGCGCGGCAAGAAGGGCGAGCTCTACAAGATTGAAGACCAGCTGATGACCACGCTCGACCTCGTGCACGAGGTGCTTTCCGAAGATCCCGCCTTCGTCCTGCTCACCTCGCACACCCCCGGTTTCTCGCCCATTGTGCTGGGCAACCTCCTCCGCCAGTACCATCAATCCGGCACGTTCGAGTGCGGCGAAATGCTCCTCACCGGCAAGCCCGGCGTGAACGAACTCCCCAACGGAAACTGGGCCTGCTGGATCAACACTTTTTCGTAGTGTTCACGGATCTGCGCGCCCGTTTTTTCTACAAGGTGGATGTGGCGTTGAAGTAGATGCGTGATGATTGAGGCGTGACTAGGTTTTTTAAGCAAGCCTCATGTGTCACGCCTCACGTTTCACGAATCACGTTACAGTTCCGTGGCCCAGACGTTGCGGTAGACCACGGGGTTGCCGTGGGCCTGGAAGAAGACCGGGCCTTCGGCGAGTTGGGGTTTCTTGGCGCCGTTGCCGGTGCCGGTTAGCAGCTCGAAGTCGTCGTGGATCAGCACGCCGTTGTGGCGGACGGTGATCCGGGCGTTCTTCACCTTCTTGCCGCCGTCGAGCACGGGGGCGGTGAAGTCGATGTCGTAGGTCTGCCAGCGCAGCGGCGGGTAGGTCATGTTGACATCGGGGAGCTTCTGCTTGTAAAACGATCCGCACCACTGTTTGTTGAGGGATTCGGGTTTGATGGCGTTGTTTTCGGGGTTGTTGTAGTCGAGCCCGAAGGTGTCGATCACCTGGATCTCATAATTGTTGAAGATGTAGATGCCGCTGTTGCCCCGCTTTTGGCTGGAGGGGTTGTGGCCGGGTTTGAGCGGCAACAGGAATTCGAGGTGCATGTGGAACGACCCCAAATCCTTCGCCGTCTTGCCTCCGGCCTGCATGATGCCGTCTGCCACGTTGGTCAAATCGTCGGGGAATTTGATGATCGCGTTGGCGGGCGCGGGTTTTCCAAGGGTGGGGCTTTCGCGTTCCACTTTGGAATAGCTTGCCAGCAGTTCCTTCAAGGCCATGGCGGGCATTTTTTTTGAATCGATCTTCGAGAGGTCCCATCCGTCGCCGGGCAGTCCGCCTTGGTAGAGGGCCACCAGGAACTCGCCGTCGCTAAGCAGGTTGGCCTGGATGGCGGTTTTCCCGTCTTTGGCAACATATTCGCCAATCGTGTCGAAATGTTCGACGTCCTTGGCGGCGGTTGCCGCATCCGTCCACGAAGGTGTCTCCGGTGGTTTGGCGGCGTGGACGGATAGCGATGCGAGTAGAAGCAAAAGCGTGGTGGTTGCTTTGATCATTTCCGGTTTCCTCCGTTGGAATTCCTAAAGTTCCTTGATGCGTATGTTGCGGAATTTGTAGGTCTGGCCCTTTTCCCCATGGTGCTGGATGCCGATGTGGCCTTTGGCATCCATGCTGTCGGTGTAGTCGGTGCAGAGGACATCGTTCACCCAGATCTGGAGGTGGTCGCCTTCGGCCTTGATCCGGTATTTGTTCCAGTCGTTGCGCTTGAGCGCGCCCTTGGTCTTTTTGCGGAACGCATTGCCCGAAGGGGAATCGTTGGGCTTAAGCGGGTTGAGCCATCCGCGGCGGGCCTCGTCGTAGAGTCCGCCCGACCAGGCGCGGTCGGAGGTGTCGCACTCGGCCTGGTAGCCGTAGACCTTTTTGGGTTCGACGTGGCAGCGAAACATGACGCCGGAGTTGGACTTGCCTTCGGGCATCTTCAGTTCCACTTCCAAGATAAAGTTGGAGTAGGTTTTTTCCGTGCAGAGGAAAAACTTTTTATTGGCAAGGAGGTGGATTTCGCCATCGACGACGTTCACTTCGCCATGCGCATAGGGGTTGGTCCAGCCCTGGGTGGTTTTCCCGTCGAAGAGCGCAACCCAGCCATCGGTTCCGG from Pontiella desulfatans includes these protein-coding regions:
- a CDS encoding 3-keto-disaccharide hydrolase, producing the protein MIKATTTLLLLLASLSVHAAKPPETPSWTDAATAAKDVEHFDTIGEYVAKDGKTAIQANLLSDGEFLVALYQGGLPGDGWDLSKIDSKKMPAMALKELLASYSKVERESPTLGKPAPANAIIKFPDDLTNVADGIMQAGGKTAKDLGSFHMHLEFLLPLKPGHNPSSQKRGNSGIYIFNNYEIQVIDTFGLDYNNPENNAIKPESLNKQWCGSFYKQKLPDVNMTYPPLRWQTYDIDFTAPVLDGGKKVKNARITVRHNGVLIHDDFELLTGTGNGAKKPQLAEGPVFFQAHGNPVVYRNVWATEL
- a CDS encoding class I SAM-dependent methyltransferase codes for the protein MNDQYELLDSGNGKKLERYGDIILDRPCAQAVWAPRNPGLWETATASFDRVGGLNWEGRSKVSKAWNVEIAGVVMKLSATDFGHIGVFPETRSLWQWIRSALREQAQTKGRELKFLNLFAYSGGATLAAAQAGAQCCHLDASKGMVEWARENAKLNGLQDAPIRWIVDDVIKFLRREVKRGNRYDGILLDPPSFGRGKKGELYKIEDQLMTTLDLVHEVLSEDPAFVLLTSHTPGFSPIVLGNLLRQYHQSGTFECGEMLLTGKPGVNELPNGNWACWINTFS
- the ftsW gene encoding putative lipid II flippase FtsW, with product MRRTISLFIAIVLILVTLGVLVLASASSAKYDDASYFVKRQLIWLAFAFIAAAVAARFDYRAYQKLAIPIAAFSVLLLILVRIPGIGSYINGSWRWIRIGPITIQPSEISKVAVILLFSWWLARNQRRIDELKRGIVVPFVLLGCFALPIIVEPDFGTTMLVSTVAVSMMFLGGVSIAPLLIIGAIGLLGVGVLIFQNPERMSRILAFLDPQKYEKDKAWQLINSLRAFAGGDVGGVGFGNSMQKYNYLPEAHTDFIFPIIGEELGLVASLLVIVMYVVLFVLGLRIALNARDDFGRLLAFGITLMITIQALINFAVVTGCVPTKGLALPFISYGGSSLVISGVMIGILVNVAHSSMKSPSKSSRNPFKDRARKV
- a CDS encoding 3-keto-disaccharide hydrolase, translated to MKTTVSALLLFALAGVPPLQAGTDGWVALFDGKTTQGWTNPYAHGEVNVVDGEIHLLANKKFFLCTEKTYSNFILEVELKMPEGKSNSGVMFRCHVEPKKVYGYQAECDTSDRAWSGGLYDEARRGWLNPLKPNDSPSGNAFRKKTKGALKRNDWNKYRIKAEGDHLQIWVNDVLCTDYTDSMDAKGHIGIQHHGEKGQTYKFRNIRIKEL